The proteins below are encoded in one region of Aulosira sp. FACHB-615:
- a CDS encoding M48 family metallopeptidase, protein MTKKILTGLNIVRFQHPFDQKALAALNKMPGLPLVLKKVNEYGIDRLLRMQIIGGEFRVTPQNFPKLSDAFTESCQILDLTSQPELYLFRGTGHIQTNAVGVDKPMVSANLEALEWYTHAELLFAFGCEIARIKGKYIAYQQMANVMPLLKNIVNSTTFGLGSLAAGGIEVALCNWILMSKFTCDRAGLLACQDINIAITALMKLAGLPSEYINADTIAEFQAQAREFSLISLDNLDQVTKIFSFMEYKFPWSVMRASELLKWVDSGEYEKLLQSEDVEQPADSEDNTDTEKDSEDWQFMSSW, encoded by the coding sequence TTTAAATAAAATGCCTGGTTTACCTTTAGTATTAAAGAAGGTAAATGAATATGGAATTGACCGTTTACTGAGAATGCAAATTATTGGTGGTGAATTTCGTGTGACACCGCAAAATTTTCCTAAATTATCTGATGCGTTTACAGAAAGCTGTCAAATTCTTGACTTGACTTCCCAGCCAGAACTTTATTTATTTCGGGGTACGGGACATATTCAAACCAATGCTGTTGGTGTAGACAAGCCAATGGTGAGTGCGAATTTAGAAGCACTGGAATGGTATACACACGCTGAATTGCTATTTGCATTTGGGTGTGAAATTGCCCGGATTAAGGGTAAATATATTGCTTATCAACAAATGGCAAATGTGATGCCACTGTTAAAAAATATTGTTAATAGTACAACTTTTGGTTTGGGTAGTTTAGCGGCTGGGGGGATAGAAGTCGCTTTGTGTAATTGGATTTTGATGTCAAAGTTCACATGCGATCGCGCGGGTTTATTGGCGTGTCAAGATATTAATATCGCCATCACCGCACTCATGAAGTTGGCTGGTTTACCATCGGAATATATAAATGCCGATACCATTGCGGAGTTTCAAGCGCAAGCACGGGAATTTTCACTCATTAGTCTGGATAACTTGGATCAAGTTACTAAAATATTCAGCTTTATGGAGTACAAATTTCCCTGGTCGGTGATGCGAGCTTCCGAATTGTTAAAATGGGTTGATTCAGGAGAATATGAAAAGTTGCTACAGTCAGAAGATGTAGAGCAACCAGCCGATTCAGAAGACAATACAGATACAGAGAAAGATTCTGAAGATTGGCAGTTTATGTCTTCTTGGTAG